AGACAATATTTTCAGCCACTGAAAAATGAGGAAAAACCATAAAATGCTGATGCACCATGCCTATTCCGTTTTTAATCGCATCCGCAGGAGATGAAAACGAAACAGGTTTCCCGTGCAGCTGAACACTTCCTGAACTCGGCTTTTCCATTCCGTAAAGCATCCTCATCAACGTTGTTTTACCAGCACCGTTTTCTCCGACCAGCGCGTGAACCTCCCCTTTTTTCAGCGTAAAAGACACGTTATCGTTTGCTAAAAATGAACCGTATTTCTTCGTCAAATTCGTTAACTGCAACAGCTCACTCATTCCATTCATTGCTCCTTTCCCTTTAGGTTTTTTTCAAAAATAAGAAAGAGAAGCCAGCCTTACTCGACTTCTCTTCTCAACTCACTTTGCTAACGGATCTTTTACCACTGTTTTTCCATCAATAATCGAATCTTTAATTTCTTTTAATTGATCAATTACATCTTGTCCTACAAAGTCATTAAGAGGTGTCTTGCTGTCTTGAGTCACATACGTTAACCCAACACCTTTTTCTTTTAAGCCGTATGTCACTACGCCCGATTTAAATTTGTCATTTGCTAGTGCTTCTACCGTTTCATAAGCAGCCGCATCAGATCCTTTTAACTGCGATAAAATGATATGCTCAGGATCTACTTCCGTACGGTCAATATCTTGGCCTGCCGTATAAAAACCTTTTTCTTTTGCTGCTTCAAATACACCCAAGTCGCCTACAGCTGATGCTCCAGCGATAAAATCAGCGCCTTTTGAAGCCTGTAAAATAGCAAGTTCTTTTGCTTTAGCTGGATCAGAGAAGCTTCCAACATAGTTTACTAAAAACTCTGCTTTTGGATTTGTTGATTCTAGTCCTTCTTTAAAGCTTACCGTCCATTTTTTTAATAATGGAATATCATCAGCTGCAACCATTCCTACTTTATTCGTTTTCGTAATCAATCCTGCGGCTGCTCCTAATAAATATGAAGCTTCTTGTTCACGGAATACAACGCTTCTTACATTTGGTAAATCAACCACTGTATCAATAATCGCAAATTGACGCTGCGGATTTTCTTGAGCTACTTTTTTCAACGCATCTTCGGATTCAAAAGAAGATGTAATAATCAAGTCATAATTTTCTGCTACGGCAGCACGCAAATTACTTTCAATGGCTGCTTGATCTGTAGATTCAATTGTCTTTACATCAATGTTATACTTCTTCCCAGCTCGTTTTGCTCCCTCATCCATTTGCTGAAAAAACGGGTTAACTCCAATCTTTTCAGGCAAAACAAGAGCAATTCGCTTCTTTCCTTTCTCTTCACTTCCACTGCTTTTTGTGCTTTTTGACTGACAGCCAGTTACGAGTAGTACAAGCGCAACTGCTAAAATAAGAAATCTCTTCATTTAACTTACTCCCCCTATAATATAAAAAAAGCTCTTCCTTTATATAAAGGAAGAGCTCGTTAACCAAACGTCTCTTCCTCATCTTCAAGAACATACTGTTCTTAAGGATTTGGCACCATTCTGTCATAGACAGCGGTTGCCGGGTTTCACAGGGCCAGTCCCTCCACCTCTCTTGATAAGGAAAACAATAGCTATTTGTTTTATGTAATATAGTCAATATTAATAGTTTTTTAATAATTGTCAATATTATTTTTCTTTTTCATACAAAAAAACTTTAAAAACAGATAGGATTATATGGTTTTAGTCTACTAAAATAGAAGTTAAAGCCTTTACCTCATTTCTTGAATCATTCTATACTTCTTCACAAAGCGCTTATACTGAATTTGTTGACTGTCGAAAGGATTTAGTGGTAGCAAATAAATTCTATTATGCTTCTTCGGTTAATGTGTTATTAATTGAAACCACTTTACCAATAATGTTAGACTTTTCCTTAGCGATATTATTAAGAGGTGTTAATGTTGAAATTAATGAAAGAATTATCTGGCATAGCCATTGGGCTTATTATCGCTTTAGCCGTTTCAAAAATATTTTTTGATACCCCGACCAACATTGGAATCGTAGTTATTTTTATTACGAGTATGGTCGTAACAGGGGTAGCAAGAGCAAAACTAAGATGAGATAATCTAACAAAAAAACACCACCTTTTATTCGCAAGGTGGTGTTTTCTTTTAATGATTTTAGTATGTAGTAATTCTAAGTGAAGGCCTTTACCCTTCTCCATCAATCATCGTATACTTCCTTGCAAAGCGCTTGTAGTAAATTTGCTCATCCTCTTGCCCATCGTTAAAAACAAGTCGGTTATGATCAATATCTTTTTCTTTTAACACATAGCCTTTTTCA
The genomic region above belongs to Priestia megaterium and contains:
- a CDS encoding BMP family lipoprotein, with amino-acid sequence MKRFLILAVALVLLVTGCQSKSTKSSGSEEKGKKRIALVLPEKIGVNPFFQQMDEGAKRAGKKYNIDVKTIESTDQAAIESNLRAAVAENYDLIITSSFESEDALKKVAQENPQRQFAIIDTVVDLPNVRSVVFREQEASYLLGAAAGLITKTNKVGMVAADDIPLLKKWTVSFKEGLESTNPKAEFLVNYVGSFSDPAKAKELAILQASKGADFIAGASAVGDLGVFEAAKEKGFYTAGQDIDRTEVDPEHIILSQLKGSDAAAYETVEALANDKFKSGVVTYGLKEKGVGLTYVTQDSKTPLNDFVGQDVIDQLKEIKDSIIDGKTVVKDPLAK